One Setaria italica strain Yugu1 chromosome I, Setaria_italica_v2.0, whole genome shotgun sequence DNA window includes the following coding sequences:
- the LOC101775014 gene encoding uncharacterized protein LOC101775014 isoform X1 has protein sequence MLAMAFKQVVMQRLSNFRLEAFSPGSERDLEDLSKPRKQVSMDFSVISSDEKLLASLAEAIFSCAIEDASNNHIGGTGSLFQKLQFNCSIDTSVCIHKISEAEIVRNAKRCLENFSLTKSPQNMQKTKNGWWPAPNYDSLVKIGGLEFVLWANEYIPTYKLQINAKAFENTNLEGRHELQSNRWEVLLTHSQLAELGNIIDMYFEDQFTLPGKTFHPHWNSDPSKIKKNNGYLNNLFTFLAGSCIILFVTVFAKLCWPRSLRDKRLFNGSSNVSPSQSYCSDINSLDSSEIQAYCTSLIKKMKDSYGCPGDVIIDAHIGAWVGELPDCFKGINSQDNTASGNVQHPDTFSQENQSQLVPTNIKMSDLEQNDRTQETLQNIASFQVVMSEDGKVVGFQPTNRPAVNHWSTNPLATLLYQGQTLSPGILEPKLKISRPAKAVPIELLMLVNQDSFFALARPIQDL, from the exons ATGTTGGCTATGGCATTTAAGCAAGTGGTGATGCAGCGGCTTTCAAACTTTCGGCTCGAGGCCTTCTCCCCAGGTTCAGAGAGAGACCTAGAAGACTTGAGCAAACCACGAAAG CAGGTGTCTATGGATTTTAGTGTCATCTCATCAGATGAAAAACTTCTGGCTTCTCTTGCTGAAGCCATTTTCTCCTGTGCCATCGAGGATGCCAGCAACAATCACATCGGGGGCACAGGCAGTTTGTTTCAGAAGCTACAGTTCAACTGCTCAATCGACACCTCTGTTTGTATACACAAAATTTCTGAGGCAGAAATTGTGAGGAATGCTAAGAGATGCCTGGAGAATTTTAGTCTAACGAAGTCTCCTCAGAATATGCAAAAAACAAAGAATGGATGGTGGCCAGCACCAAATTATGATAGTTTGGTGAAAATCGGGGGTCTTGAGTTTGTCCTTTGGGCCAATGAGTACATTCCTACCTACAAACTGCAAATAAATGCCAAAGCATTTGAGAATACTAATCTTGAAGGCCGTCATGAGTTGCAAAGTAATAGGTGGGAAGTTCTCTTAACCCACTCGCAACTG GCGGAACTAGGGAACATTATAGACATGTACTTTGAAGACCAATTCACATTACCAGGCAAAACTTTCCATCCTCACTGGAATTCAGATCCATCAAAGATTAAAAAGAACAAT GGCTATTTGAACAACCTTTTTACTTTCTTGGCTGGTAGCTGTATTATTCTTTTTGTCACTGTCTTTGCTAAATTATGCTGGCCTCGATCTCTTAGGGACAAAAGACTATTCAACGGAAGTTCAAATGTCTCACCATCTCAGAGCTACTGTTCTGATATCAACTCTCTCGATAGCAGTGAG ATACAAGCTTATTGCACATCTCTTATTAAGAAAATGAAAGACTCGTATGGCTGCCCTGGTGATGTAATCATTGATGCACATATTGGAGCATGGGTTGGAGAACTACCTGACTGCTTCAAGGGAATCAATAGCCAGGATAATACTGCTTCTGGCAATGTTCAGCATCCTGACACTTTTAGCCAAGAAAATCAATCCCAGTTGGTGCCAACTAATATTAAGATGTCTGATTTGGAACAAAATGATAGAACTCAGGAAACTCTGCAGAATATTGCTAGTTTTCAG GTGGTCATGTCAGAAGACGGTAAAGTAGTGGGATTTCAGCCAACTAACCGCCCAGCTGTGAACCATTGGTCAACAAACCCACTAGCTACACTTCTGTATCAGGGGCAAACGCTTTCTCCAG GTATTCTAGAACCAAAGCTTAAAATTTCTCGTCCAGCTAAGGCTGTCCCAATTGAATTGTTGATGTTGGTAAATCAAGATTCCTTTTTTGCTTTGGCAAGGCCCATTCAAGACCTATAG
- the LOC101775014 gene encoding uncharacterized protein LOC101775014 isoform X2, whose protein sequence is MLAMAFKQVVMQRLSNFRLEAFSPGSERDLEDLSKPRKVSMDFSVISSDEKLLASLAEAIFSCAIEDASNNHIGGTGSLFQKLQFNCSIDTSVCIHKISEAEIVRNAKRCLENFSLTKSPQNMQKTKNGWWPAPNYDSLVKIGGLEFVLWANEYIPTYKLQINAKAFENTNLEGRHELQSNRWEVLLTHSQLAELGNIIDMYFEDQFTLPGKTFHPHWNSDPSKIKKNNGYLNNLFTFLAGSCIILFVTVFAKLCWPRSLRDKRLFNGSSNVSPSQSYCSDINSLDSSEIQAYCTSLIKKMKDSYGCPGDVIIDAHIGAWVGELPDCFKGINSQDNTASGNVQHPDTFSQENQSQLVPTNIKMSDLEQNDRTQETLQNIASFQVVMSEDGKVVGFQPTNRPAVNHWSTNPLATLLYQGQTLSPGILEPKLKISRPAKAVPIELLMLVNQDSFFALARPIQDL, encoded by the exons ATGTTGGCTATGGCATTTAAGCAAGTGGTGATGCAGCGGCTTTCAAACTTTCGGCTCGAGGCCTTCTCCCCAGGTTCAGAGAGAGACCTAGAAGACTTGAGCAAACCACGAAAG GTGTCTATGGATTTTAGTGTCATCTCATCAGATGAAAAACTTCTGGCTTCTCTTGCTGAAGCCATTTTCTCCTGTGCCATCGAGGATGCCAGCAACAATCACATCGGGGGCACAGGCAGTTTGTTTCAGAAGCTACAGTTCAACTGCTCAATCGACACCTCTGTTTGTATACACAAAATTTCTGAGGCAGAAATTGTGAGGAATGCTAAGAGATGCCTGGAGAATTTTAGTCTAACGAAGTCTCCTCAGAATATGCAAAAAACAAAGAATGGATGGTGGCCAGCACCAAATTATGATAGTTTGGTGAAAATCGGGGGTCTTGAGTTTGTCCTTTGGGCCAATGAGTACATTCCTACCTACAAACTGCAAATAAATGCCAAAGCATTTGAGAATACTAATCTTGAAGGCCGTCATGAGTTGCAAAGTAATAGGTGGGAAGTTCTCTTAACCCACTCGCAACTG GCGGAACTAGGGAACATTATAGACATGTACTTTGAAGACCAATTCACATTACCAGGCAAAACTTTCCATCCTCACTGGAATTCAGATCCATCAAAGATTAAAAAGAACAAT GGCTATTTGAACAACCTTTTTACTTTCTTGGCTGGTAGCTGTATTATTCTTTTTGTCACTGTCTTTGCTAAATTATGCTGGCCTCGATCTCTTAGGGACAAAAGACTATTCAACGGAAGTTCAAATGTCTCACCATCTCAGAGCTACTGTTCTGATATCAACTCTCTCGATAGCAGTGAG ATACAAGCTTATTGCACATCTCTTATTAAGAAAATGAAAGACTCGTATGGCTGCCCTGGTGATGTAATCATTGATGCACATATTGGAGCATGGGTTGGAGAACTACCTGACTGCTTCAAGGGAATCAATAGCCAGGATAATACTGCTTCTGGCAATGTTCAGCATCCTGACACTTTTAGCCAAGAAAATCAATCCCAGTTGGTGCCAACTAATATTAAGATGTCTGATTTGGAACAAAATGATAGAACTCAGGAAACTCTGCAGAATATTGCTAGTTTTCAG GTGGTCATGTCAGAAGACGGTAAAGTAGTGGGATTTCAGCCAACTAACCGCCCAGCTGTGAACCATTGGTCAACAAACCCACTAGCTACACTTCTGTATCAGGGGCAAACGCTTTCTCCAG GTATTCTAGAACCAAAGCTTAAAATTTCTCGTCCAGCTAAGGCTGTCCCAATTGAATTGTTGATGTTGGTAAATCAAGATTCCTTTTTTGCTTTGGCAAGGCCCATTCAAGACCTATAG